One window of Proteiniborus ethanoligenes genomic DNA carries:
- a CDS encoding methyl-accepting chemotaxis protein — MKKERRLFGSKSLKAKISLSLTLLILVMCAGLGIISYINAKEALIYNVKDNLPQLAESAASFVQSELTTYTSSLEVLGTIQRLKSKEVSWEEKKSILKDETERSGYLNLGISDLNGNINKVYGKSENISNKDYFAKAKSGESFVSDPFIDDDNRIKIAISVPFKDNGRIIGTIVAYIDASVLNNMVKDIRYEETGYGFIISKDGIIIGHPDHSLAMSEEFKYENMKKNDEYKTLAILFEKMMNGEVGEYSYTFAGENKLNGYAPIGDTGWSIAVTAPEEEVLVRLNTLRNSSMITSIIAIALGIVVSLFISLSITKPIIAVTKRAERIADLDISEDIDKSFLEREDEIGRIATAFQTILYNLREFISNVMNSAELVAASSEELTAISEQSAMASQSVATSSTEVAQNSEKQLREILDVTSSMEQISASVQEIYSNAEEINNLSKETFEQSNTGRDDIKEVISQMHSIAKSTEHVKESLEEVTNSSKKMNDMTNLIQNIAEQTNLLALNAAIEAARAGEQGRGFAVVAEEVRKLAEESQQATEDIYELIKNNDEIIKKANIAMEEGMNNVNKGMDTVNHTEKTFENIANLVRDVSEQIVFISESINQVAKGSESVVSSSVQLESMSKEVSGQIQNVSAATEEQTASMEEIASASQSLAKLAEELQQSIGRVKL; from the coding sequence ATGAAAAAAGAAAGAAGATTATTTGGTTCAAAAAGTTTAAAGGCTAAAATTTCTTTATCATTAACACTATTAATACTTGTTATGTGTGCAGGCTTAGGAATAATATCATATATCAATGCAAAGGAAGCATTAATATATAATGTAAAAGATAATTTACCACAGTTAGCAGAAAGTGCTGCAAGTTTTGTACAATCAGAGCTAACAACATATACTTCATCATTAGAAGTACTAGGAACAATACAAAGACTAAAAAGCAAAGAAGTTTCATGGGAGGAGAAAAAGTCAATTTTAAAAGACGAGACTGAACGCTCTGGATATTTGAATTTAGGTATATCTGATTTGAATGGAAATATAAATAAAGTATATGGAAAATCAGAAAACATTTCAAATAAAGATTACTTCGCGAAAGCTAAAAGTGGAGAAAGCTTTGTATCAGATCCATTTATAGACGATGACAATAGAATTAAAATTGCAATATCAGTACCCTTTAAAGACAATGGAAGAATCATAGGGACAATTGTTGCATATATAGATGCAAGTGTTTTAAATAATATGGTTAAAGATATAAGGTACGAAGAAACAGGATATGGTTTTATTATAAGCAAAGATGGTATTATTATTGGACATCCAGACCATAGCTTAGCTATGTCAGAAGAATTTAAATATGAAAATATGAAGAAGAATGATGAATATAAAACTTTAGCAATTCTTTTTGAGAAAATGATGAATGGAGAAGTAGGAGAATATTCATATACTTTTGCAGGTGAAAACAAACTAAACGGATATGCTCCTATAGGAGATACAGGCTGGTCTATTGCTGTAACTGCACCTGAAGAAGAAGTGCTAGTAAGATTAAATACCTTAAGAAACTCAAGTATGATTACATCTATAATAGCTATAGCTTTAGGTATTGTAGTTTCATTGTTTATTAGCTTGTCTATAACAAAGCCTATTATAGCTGTAACAAAACGAGCCGAAAGAATTGCTGATTTAGATATTAGCGAAGATATAGATAAAAGTTTCTTAGAGAGGGAAGATGAAATAGGAAGAATAGCAACAGCCTTCCAAACCATATTATATAATTTAAGAGAATTTATATCAAATGTTATGAATTCAGCAGAGCTAGTTGCTGCATCTTCTGAAGAATTAACAGCAATTTCTGAGCAGTCGGCGATGGCCTCCCAAAGTGTAGCTACTTCTTCTACAGAGGTAGCACAAAATTCAGAAAAACAGCTAAGAGAAATACTAGATGTAACATCATCTATGGAGCAAATATCTGCAAGTGTCCAAGAAATATATAGTAATGCAGAGGAAATAAATAATTTAAGTAAAGAGACTTTTGAACAATCAAATACAGGAAGAGATGATATCAAAGAGGTAATTTCTCAAATGCATAGTATAGCAAAAAGTACAGAGCATGTTAAAGAATCATTGGAGGAAGTTACTAACAGTTCTAAAAAGATGAATGACATGACAAACTTGATTCAGAACATAGCAGAGCAGACAAATTTACTCGCCTTAAATGCCGCAATAGAAGCAGCAAGGGCTGGAGAGCAGGGAAGAGGTTTTGCTGTAGTTGCAGAAGAAGTTAGAAAACTAGCTGAGGAATCTCAACAGGCAACAGAAGATATATATGAACTTATTAAAAATAATGATGAAATTATCAAGAAAGCTAACATAGCTATGGAAGAAGGCATGAATAATGTCAATAAGGGTATGGACACTGTTAATCATACAGAAAAAACCTTTGAGAATATTGCCAATTTAGTAAGAGATGTTAGTGAGCAAATAGTATTTATATCAGAATCTATAAATCAAGTGGCTAAAGGAAGCGAGAGTGTAGTTTCATCTTCTGTTCAACTAGAAAGTATGAGCAAAGAAGTTTCAGGACAAATACAAAATGTATCAGCTGCTACAGAGGAGCAAACAGCATCTATGGAGGAAATTGCGTCAGCAAGTCAAAGCTTAGCTAAGCTAGCAGAAGAGCTTCAACAAAGCATTGGTCGAGTTAAGCTGTGA
- a CDS encoding MATE family efflux transporter has protein sequence MDRAKLLGEEKIGKLLLKFSIPAIVGMVVNAIYNIVDRIFIGNFVDSLGLGGITIAFPIMIIIMAFGMLIGIGATSLISIRLGEGKREEAELILGNAMVLLIIISLTLSIFGLIFLDPILKLFGASPQILPYAKEYLSIILLGAVFQSIGFGMNNFIRADGSPKMAMATMLIGAILNTILDPIFIIVFNMGIKGAALATIISQAVSAAWVLNYFFSGKSSLVVKKENWKLKPHIVKNILAIGSAPFAMQVAASGITTLLNRSLITYGGDLAVSAYGAINSFSTILLMPIFGINQGSQPIIGYNYGAKNYDRVKKAFLLAITAATTITIIGFVVTRMFPSQLVALFNSKDKELVNIGANGMKIFFTMLPLIGFQIVSSNYFQATGKPKQAMLLSLSRQVLMLIPAILILPRFFDLNGVWMAGPTADFFSSLLTGTFILIELKKLQKLHLENQ, from the coding sequence ATGGACAGAGCAAAATTATTAGGTGAAGAAAAAATTGGGAAATTGTTGCTTAAGTTTTCTATACCAGCAATTGTAGGTATGGTAGTAAACGCAATTTATAATATAGTGGATAGGATTTTTATAGGCAACTTTGTTGATTCCTTAGGCTTAGGAGGCATTACCATAGCTTTCCCAATAATGATTATTATAATGGCTTTTGGTATGCTTATAGGTATAGGAGCAACTTCTTTAATATCTATAAGGCTAGGAGAAGGAAAAAGAGAAGAAGCTGAATTAATATTAGGAAATGCCATGGTTTTATTAATAATTATTTCATTAACTCTTTCTATATTTGGCTTAATATTCTTAGACCCTATTCTTAAGCTGTTTGGAGCAAGTCCACAAATATTACCTTATGCTAAAGAATATTTAAGTATTATTCTATTAGGTGCAGTATTTCAGTCAATAGGTTTTGGTATGAACAACTTTATTCGTGCAGATGGTAGCCCTAAGATGGCTATGGCAACTATGTTAATAGGTGCCATACTTAATACTATACTTGATCCCATTTTTATTATAGTATTTAACATGGGAATTAAGGGTGCTGCTCTCGCAACAATAATATCCCAAGCTGTCTCTGCAGCATGGGTACTTAATTATTTCTTTAGTGGTAAAAGCTCTCTTGTAGTAAAAAAGGAAAATTGGAAACTAAAGCCCCATATTGTTAAAAATATACTTGCTATTGGTTCCGCACCCTTTGCAATGCAGGTTGCAGCTAGTGGCATTACAACATTATTGAATCGTAGTCTGATTACTTATGGTGGAGATTTAGCTGTTTCGGCTTATGGAGCTATAAATAGCTTTTCAACTATATTACTAATGCCTATTTTCGGTATAAATCAAGGTTCTCAACCTATTATTGGTTATAATTATGGAGCTAAAAATTATGATAGAGTGAAGAAAGCTTTTTTACTTGCAATAACAGCAGCCACAACTATTACAATAATTGGATTTGTCGTAACCCGAATGTTTCCTTCTCAGTTAGTAGCTTTATTTAATAGTAAGGACAAAGAGCTTGTCAATATTGGAGCCAATGGAATGAAAATATTCTTCACAATGCTTCCACTTATAGGCTTCCAAATCGTAAGCTCTAACTATTTTCAAGCTACTGGAAAACCAAAGCAAGCAATGCTGCTTAGTTTGTCAAGACAAGTTCTCATGCTTATACCTGCTATACTTATACTTCCACGTTTTTTTGATTTAAATGGAGTATGGATGGCTGGCCCAACTGCTGACTTTTTCTCTTCTCTATTGACGGGAACTTTTATATTAATTGAATTGAAAAAGTTGCAGAAGTTACATTTAGAGAATCAATAG
- a CDS encoding MarR family winged helix-turn-helix transcriptional regulator, whose protein sequence is MKDEKLKELYPIFLEFVPLFHQKISSFFSNNDDNKYRCNKNQHKAIMVIGNMDKVTPTMLGKYLNLKKGSLTTLIDSLEKSNLLYRNMDLHDRRKTILKLTEEGKDYFHSKNKELENQLKSIFSVLEEEELNKFIDSFNNIVKTLKSV, encoded by the coding sequence TTGAAAGACGAAAAATTAAAAGAGTTATATCCTATTTTTCTCGAATTCGTTCCTTTATTTCATCAAAAGATAAGTTCTTTTTTTAGTAATAATGATGACAATAAATATAGATGTAATAAGAACCAACATAAGGCAATAATGGTTATTGGAAATATGGATAAAGTAACTCCTACCATGCTAGGAAAATATCTAAATTTGAAAAAGGGTAGCTTAACTACTTTAATAGATTCATTAGAAAAATCAAATCTTCTTTATAGAAATATGGATCTTCATGATAGAAGAAAAACTATTCTAAAATTAACAGAGGAAGGTAAAGACTATTTCCATTCAAAAAACAAAGAGCTTGAAAATCAGTTAAAATCCATATTTAGCGTGTTAGAGGAAGAAGAATTAAACAAGTTTATTGATAGCTTCAACAACATAGTCAAAACATTAAAATCGGTTTAG
- the tyrS gene encoding tyrosine--tRNA ligase gives MNVFDVLMERGYIAQTTHEEEIRELLDKESVTFYIGFDPTADSLHVGHFIAMMFMAHMQRGGHKPIALLGGGTAMVGDPSGRTDIRQMLTKEKIEHNVNSIKKQLEKFIDFRDGKAILVNNADWLLDLNYVDFLREVGTHFSVNRMLTAECFKQRLEKGLSFLEFNYMLMQGYDFYVLNEKYGCKMQLGGNDQWSNMIAGMELVRRKAGKQVYAMTCTLLTNSEGDKMGKTAKGAVWLDPEKTTPYEFYQYWRNVDDEDVDKCLRMLTFVPMDEVRRLSQLEGAEINEAKKILAFEVTKLIHGEDEARKAAETAEALFGSGGDLESMPTTELSSSIFEEGIGILSLLTQVGLTKSNGEARRLITQGGIHVDDEQVKDPGILITLDSFRDNKIIIRKGKKVYHLIKLV, from the coding sequence ATGAATGTATTTGATGTTTTAATGGAAAGGGGATATATTGCTCAAACTACTCATGAAGAAGAAATCAGAGAGCTTTTAGACAAAGAGTCTGTTACATTTTATATAGGCTTTGACCCTACTGCTGACAGCTTACATGTGGGACATTTCATAGCTATGATGTTTATGGCTCATATGCAAAGAGGAGGACATAAACCTATAGCTCTCCTTGGCGGTGGTACGGCAATGGTTGGTGACCCGTCAGGTAGAACTGACATAAGACAAATGCTTACTAAAGAGAAAATAGAGCATAATGTAAACAGTATTAAAAAACAATTGGAAAAATTCATTGACTTTAGGGATGGCAAAGCTATATTAGTAAACAATGCAGATTGGCTACTGGACTTAAATTATGTTGACTTCTTAAGAGAAGTAGGTACCCATTTCTCTGTTAATAGAATGCTAACTGCTGAATGCTTTAAACAAAGATTAGAAAAAGGCTTATCCTTTTTAGAGTTTAATTATATGCTAATGCAGGGATATGACTTCTATGTATTAAATGAAAAATACGGATGTAAAATGCAATTAGGTGGAAACGATCAATGGTCCAATATGATTGCAGGTATGGAACTAGTAAGAAGAAAGGCTGGTAAACAGGTATATGCTATGACCTGTACTCTTCTTACAAATAGCGAAGGTGATAAAATGGGTAAAACAGCAAAAGGCGCTGTATGGTTAGACCCAGAAAAAACTACACCTTATGAGTTCTACCAATACTGGAGAAATGTTGATGATGAAGATGTTGATAAATGTTTAAGAATGCTAACCTTCGTACCTATGGATGAAGTTAGGAGACTTTCTCAACTAGAAGGTGCCGAAATTAATGAAGCTAAAAAAATATTAGCTTTTGAAGTTACTAAGCTTATCCACGGTGAAGATGAAGCTAGAAAAGCTGCAGAAACTGCAGAAGCCCTATTTGGCAGCGGTGGAGATCTAGAATCCATGCCTACTACAGAGCTTTCAAGCTCCATATTTGAAGAAGGCATAGGTATCTTAAGCTTGCTGACACAGGTAGGACTTACTAAATCAAATGGTGAAGCTAGAAGACTTATCACTCAAGGTGGTATACATGTTGATGATGAGCAGGTAAAGGATCCAGGGATATTAATTACTTTAGACAGTTTTAGAGATAATAAAATAATTATTAGAAAAGGTAAAAAGGTTTATCATTTAATAAAATTAGTGTAA
- a CDS encoding class II SORL domain-containing protein, whose amino-acid sequence MKSLSQFLQSGDWKGEKHVPVIHIPQKAKAGEDIEIKVLIGEEIGHPNTLEHHISWIKVFFHPEGAKFPIEVGNYNYTAHGEGEVFNEPLTVTKMKVNKSGTVYALSYCNIHGLWENSAELVIE is encoded by the coding sequence ATGAAATCTTTAAGTCAATTTTTACAGTCTGGAGATTGGAAAGGTGAAAAGCACGTTCCAGTAATACATATTCCTCAAAAAGCAAAAGCAGGAGAAGATATTGAAATTAAAGTTTTAATTGGAGAAGAGATAGGCCATCCAAATACACTTGAGCATCATATTTCTTGGATTAAAGTATTTTTCCATCCTGAAGGAGCTAAATTTCCAATAGAAGTAGGTAACTATAATTATACTGCTCACGGTGAAGGGGAAGTATTTAATGAGCCTTTAACAGTTACAAAAATGAAGGTTAATAAATCAGGTACAGTTTATGCTCTAAGCTATTGTAATATTCATGGTTTGTGGGAAAATTCTGCTGAGTTAGTAATTGAATAA
- a CDS encoding THUMP domain-containing class I SAM-dependent RNA methyltransferase → MIQLIATSTFGLEAVVKREIIQLGYSDIKVENGKITFNCDESAIPKANLWLRTADRVLLKMGEFKALSFEELFQGTKALPWDEWITEDGEFTVTGKSVDSKLFSVSDCQAIVKKAVVEKLKEKYKTEWFKEDGPKFTIQVSILKDIATLTIDTSGEGLHKRGYRVENVEAPIKETLASAIVSLSYWNPNRILLDPFCGSGTIPIEAAMIGKNIAPGLQRSFASEKWPRIRDGLWKEARKEAFKSIRQDLNMRIFASDINPKAIEAAKENAYEAGVDDCIAFDVKHMSKINVNDDYGVIICNPPYGERLGDKKEVERLYIEMGKVFNKLDTWSKYIITSNEDFEKLYGEKASKKRKLFNGRIKVDYYQYYGPRPV, encoded by the coding sequence ATGATACAATTAATAGCTACATCAACTTTTGGACTTGAAGCAGTAGTAAAACGTGAGATAATTCAATTAGGCTATAGTGACATTAAAGTAGAGAATGGAAAGATAACATTTAATTGTGATGAATCAGCAATTCCAAAAGCAAACTTATGGCTAAGAACTGCGGATAGGGTTCTATTGAAAATGGGAGAGTTTAAAGCATTATCTTTTGAAGAGCTTTTTCAAGGGACAAAGGCACTTCCTTGGGATGAGTGGATAACTGAAGATGGAGAGTTTACTGTAACTGGGAAATCTGTAGACTCAAAGCTGTTTAGTGTATCTGATTGCCAGGCAATAGTCAAGAAGGCTGTAGTAGAAAAATTAAAGGAAAAATACAAAACAGAATGGTTTAAAGAAGATGGACCTAAATTTACTATACAGGTGTCAATTCTCAAAGATATAGCAACCCTCACCATAGATACTAGTGGAGAAGGCCTACATAAAAGAGGGTATAGAGTAGAAAATGTAGAAGCGCCTATAAAGGAAACACTTGCATCTGCAATAGTAAGCCTAAGCTATTGGAATCCAAATAGGATCCTTTTAGACCCTTTCTGTGGTTCTGGAACTATACCCATAGAAGCAGCAATGATTGGGAAAAATATTGCACCAGGGCTTCAAAGAAGCTTTGCATCTGAAAAATGGCCTAGAATAAGAGATGGTTTATGGAAGGAAGCAAGAAAAGAAGCTTTTAAGTCCATAAGACAGGATTTAAATATGCGTATATTTGCATCGGACATAAATCCAAAAGCAATAGAAGCAGCTAAGGAAAATGCATATGAAGCTGGGGTAGACGATTGTATAGCCTTTGATGTAAAGCATATGTCTAAAATTAATGTTAATGATGATTATGGAGTAATCATATGTAATCCTCCTTATGGAGAAAGGCTAGGAGATAAAAAAGAAGTTGAAAGATTATATATAGAAATGGGTAAGGTATTTAATAAGCTAGATACATGGTCTAAGTATATTATTACTTCAAATGAAGATTTTGAAAAGTTATATGGGGAAAAAGCAAGTAAAAAGAGAAAGCTGTTTAATGGCAGAATAAAGGTTGATTATTATCAATACTATGGACCTAGGCCTGTATGA
- a CDS encoding cupin domain-containing protein: MIVSHKGDIKAVKIENPQAKDATMKVLVSPTEGWEGYVMRILEIEVGGYTPKHNHPWPHINYVVSGKGRLHLDGKDIDVEAGSFAYVPSDTTHQFSNIGNEVFEFICIVPEEGHK, from the coding sequence ATGATAGTTTCACACAAAGGAGACATAAAAGCAGTGAAAATTGAAAACCCACAAGCAAAGGATGCCACAATGAAAGTACTAGTGTCACCTACAGAAGGATGGGAAGGATATGTAATGCGTATTTTAGAAATAGAAGTAGGAGGCTACACGCCAAAGCATAACCATCCATGGCCACATATAAACTATGTAGTAAGTGGCAAGGGCAGACTACACTTAGATGGAAAGGACATTGATGTAGAAGCCGGTTCCTTTGCATATGTTCCATCAGATACGACACATCAGTTTTCGAACATTGGAAATGAAGTCTTTGAATTTATATGCATAGTACCAGAAGAAGGACATAAATAA